Below is a window of 'Nostoc azollae' 0708 DNA.
TCCACAGGACGCAAACACGTGGAAACTGAAGAATCACTTAACTCAGTTCTCAACTTTCCACAACTACCTTTTGAGCTAAACAACTTTGTTACTGGTGAATTCGGTACGGCTCAGATTATATCCATCAAGAAAAGTACAGGTGAATCTACACAGCGCGTCGTCCTGAAAAAAGGTTGGAACCCACCTATAGCTCATTTCACTACTGATGTGGAAATGTTCATGCTAACCGGCGCACTTTAGCAAGGTGGAGCTATGATATAAAATCATGAATTTTCCCTCATGCCAATAAAGCTTATCATGGCATATTTTGATAGCTACATCACCCTCTGGCACAATTAATCCTAGATAGCCACGATTCATGTGAGGGTTATAGTTAACATGAAGCTTGATATGCAAGCCGGGATGGAATGGTCCAAAATACACATTTCTGATTATTTTATCATTCTTTAACTTAACTTTTTATATTATCTGAGCCAAATTTTTAAAATACTTTTCTCTTAAAGCAAGTGCTTTTTCTAATGCCTCATCAGTCCCATATTCAGGATATTTTATTTGATGTAATTCAACACATTCTTCAATAAAGAGACCATTTTGGTAAGTGCTGCTGACTCGCAATCACAACAAAGTTACACACCCTTTGAAGGGATGGAGTTAACGGGAAGGGTAAAAAGTACCTTTTTGCGGGGAAATTTGATTTACAATAATGGGCAAGTTGTGGGTTCACTGATTGGGCATTATTTGAAAATAAATTTAGACTATTGACTTGAACTTAACTCCCTAATATGGTAATTCAACTCAATATGACAGATGGATTAGGATGGCGAAAGAAATTTGGGGTGCTTGCACCAAGCACAAATACGATTGTCGAACCTGATTTTCACGCGATGGGTGTACGGGGTGTTACGTCTCATATGTCCCGGATTCATGTTCGAAACCAGGACTTGAGTAGTCATGAAAAGATGGTGCGTCTTTTAGACCAACTCGGCGACGAAATTCTCTTTGCAATTGATCGGGTGATGACCGCAGGTGTGGATTACGTGATCATGGGAATGAGTGCCGAGATTTTCTGGGAAGGACTTGAGGGGAAGAAAACTTTTGTGAAACGGCTTGAGGACTATGCTGGGCTAAAAGTGGCTTCAGGTCCTATCGGATGTCAGGCAACTCTGGCAAGTTTCAAAGTCAACAAGATTGGGGTGCTCACCCCTTGTCAGCCTGTGGCTGACAAAATGGTATGCTGGTTCTTCAATGACATTGGGGTGGAGGTGTTACGGCTGAAGGGACTGCGTTGCCCTACTGCACTCTCAATTGCTGAAGTCTCTGAGGATAAGCTTCGCTACCATCTTCAGGAACTTGATGGTGATGATATGGAGGCGATCATGCAGGTTCGTACTAATTTGAGTATACTTCGGCTCGCCGATGAAGCGGAACGGTGGATCGATAGGCAAACCTGTGATTGCAATCAATGCGGCCACCTGGTGGTATGCGTTACGCCAGAACGACATCCAGGATCGAGTGTAGGGGTGTGGAAGACTTTTACGAGAATTTTTATAAGGTCTAATAACAGTTTTAACGTCGTTCCAGCAGATATCACTGACAATAGTACCCTGAACAATGCTGAATTTACGTCAGCCTTCTTTTAATTTCTTCCGCTAAATCTGCCAAAGCTACCTCCACTTGCTCACCACTTTTCAAATTCTTTAATGATGATTTTTGGGCTGCGGCTTCATCAGCACCAATAATAACACAAAATTGAATTCCTTGTTTATCTGCTGCTTGAAATTGTTTACCCAAAGGACGTTTTTCAAAGTTAGTTACAACATTAATCCCTGCTTGTCTTAATTGCTGTGATACCTTTAAATAAACAGCTATCAAATCTTCCTGCATATTCACTACCACCACCTGGGTAGGTGTTGCAGATAAAGTATTGAGAATACCCGCTTTTAATAACCGACTAATTAACCGAGTTAAACCAATAGAAATACCCACTCCAGGCATTTTTTCGCCTAAAAACATTCCCACTAATTCTTCATATCTGCCTCCAGAACAAATACTACCCAAAGCTTCATGTCCTATTAAAGTAGTTTCGTAAACCGTGCCAGTGTAGTAATTTAAACCACGAGCAATTGATAAATCAATACAGAACCGTTTGTCAGCAACTCCTAAATCTCTAACTCCATTAATTACCGTTGCTAATTCAGTAACTCCTAAGTTAAATTGTTCTGCTTCGGGAAAACTTTGCGCGAGATGATTGAGTTTATCTAAAACATCATCAACACTACCATCAATTTTAATAAACTCAATAATTTTCTCAGTTTGTTCGGAAGAAATACCTTCTTTCTCTAACTCCGACTTAACTTTTGCTTCTCCAATTTTTTCCAAATTATCAATAATGGCAATACAAGCTTTAATTTGGTTTTCCGGAACTTCCACAGACTGAAAAAACCCTGTCAGAATTTTGCGGTTATTGATGCGAATTGCAAAATCACCAATATTAATAGCTTCAAATATTTCAGTTATAATTGCCGGCATTTGGGCATCATATAGCAAACTGAGTTTACCACGAGCCACCACATCAATATCACATTGACGAAACTGCCGAAACCGCCCGTCTTTTGCCCGTTCACCGCGAAAAACCATATCCATTTGATAACGAGAAAAAGGAAAAGTTAATTCATTTAAATGACGTGCAATATAAGCCGCAAAAGGAACAGTTTGATCAAACTTTAAAGCCCTAGCTTCCAAAGCAGTTTCGCCAGATTTATCCTTTTCTGCTTGGCGATTTGGTGGTAAAATTGGATCAATACCATAGATTATATTATCCCCCTGATTGCCCTTAGCTTGCAGTACTTCTAACCGTTCTACTGCTGGGGTTTCAATCGGTGTAAAGCCATAGCTTTCAAAAACACGACGGATTATATCTAATAAATATACTTCTAGACGCTTTTCGCTAGGCAGAAATTCGGGAAACCCGCTAGGGGTAGAAAAGTTGATTTTGTCACTTTTTGCCATACCCATACCTTATAAAATTGAAATTTCGGATATATAGCAATCCTACATCAAACAACTTTAGGAGTTACAAGGAATATTGATTGTGAGAATTGAAAGCCACAAAAACACAACCCAATACTACTCAGTTAACAATCTGAAAGTTGTCAGTTCCTTGGGGAAAAGGTTAAAGGGTAAAGTGTCAATATTTTTTGTTTCCCCTATGCCCCTTAACCGACAAATATTGAGATACGACCGATTTATAAAGTTTCAGTAAATTTATCGCTGATTTAAGGTATTTTTTATCGTAGCAGTTTTACTTAAGTAGAGTTTGCATATTTAATGATTTACTAATTTGATATAAATCTGTTGCTTAGACTTATAGCTTATTGTATAAAACAATAAGCTATAAGTAAAGCTAATGCTACAATTATATATATTGTAGGACTCCTTGCTTACCATATTATTAATGATTTTTTTTAGGAAAATAGTCACTTAATCTCGTACCTATCCGTTGTAGCAAATTTTAGATTTGTAGCAAATTTTAGATTTGTAGCAAATTTCAGATTTTGTATGCTGGATATGTATAGAGAATAACTTTTGTTTTTTGTTCACTCACTAAGGTTTCATGAGTATGAATTTAACGCATCAAGCGAAAAAGTTGGGTTATGTAGCTGGTATAGCCGCTTCTGTTTCTATAGGCTCGCTCGTTATCTCTCCTCAACAAGCTCAAGCATTAAATTTTTTACTAGTAGCGCCTCCTACAACAACGGAGATCCTACGGGTAATGATATCAGTACATTAACCCTAGCTAAGTATAATCCTCTAGCAGGACAGCAAAGAACTGAAGTGCGTTTCACCCTTAATGCTAGTGTTATAGGTCCTTTGAGTATCACTAATACTTCTACCTCAGCCAGGAACTATAGACTAACTCACACCTTAGACGAATATAATGTGACAGCAGGAGTTACCTTTCCAGCTGCACTAAGCAGCTTAAACTTACAGCCATTCACGCTACCACTGACAATGTTTTCAGTACCTACCAATATGTCTTTAGCTGCTGGTGGTACAGCCACATTTGGACCTACCGCGTTGTTCAATGGTTCACCTAGCACTGAATCTTACACGCTAAGCTCAGAAGCAAGCATTGCAATTTTTGGGAACAGGTACTTTTAGCCTGGAAATATATGCGATCACAGGCTTGGGCCTTAATCAAACAAGTGGAAGTATTCAGTCTTCTGATACCTCAATTACCAGTGGTTTATTAAAAGTAGAATATATCGGTCAACAAGTTCGCTTTGAATTTTCTTCCGGTGTCAGCATCCCTATTTTTGCTGGAGCTTTCTTTAGATTTTCTTACTGGAAACGACAGCGCCATTTAAAGTCCGCAAAACTTTCATAGATAACCGCAGTCAGTAGGGCAAGCATTTCCCACTCTACAAATATGACTACCTTACCCGTTCCTCCTGAATAAGAGTACGTTGATAGATTTTGTCATTTTTAAACCAATGCCAAGTGCGAGCGCGATTATTATTATCAGGATTGATTTGAATCATTTCATATAAATACATATTTGGGAATTGTTTATAACCAAACCACAAAATAACGGTTGAATCATCAACTTCCCTGGCTTTACCTTGAATGCGTTCAGTATCAAACAAAAGTTTTGTATCTTGATAAATACCTGGAAATTGATGTTCTTCCTATTTACCATCAGCCCAGGTATAACGATTGATTTGATAGTAAGAATAAAGACTATTTTCAGGAAATTGACAACTTAAATGAGATGGATGAATATCCAGAACTTTTCCGGTTGTATCAACTAGAGTATAAGTTACTTACCATTAACCTTCATGACGGGCTAAAACAGGCGTTTCTAGACGAATATTAGACATATTGATAGTTGGTGATTGGTGATTGGTGATTGGTGATTGGTGATTGGTGATTGGTGATTGGTGATTGGTGATTGGTGATTGGGACAACCTTTTACTCATTCCCCAATCCCCTATTCTTCATCATTAAACCACCAAGGGTCTTTATTAGTGTTGGTTTTAATTAAAAAAGCTTTTTTTCGCATAAAGCGTTTAAACCCTGCTGCACCCATGTGCGAACCTCCCAAACCAGAAAATTTAAAAGCGTTTTTCTCTCCTTCGTGCATCATAGCTGTTAAACAAGTATCATTAATACTAATAGCACCTACATCTATTTGCATACCAACTTCTAATGCTAACTCCTCTGATTCAGCAAATATAGCAGCACTCAATCCATAAATAGAATCATTGGCTAAATCTATTGCTTTTTCTACTGTAGAAAAAGGCATGACTGGCATAATAGGACCAAATGTTTCTTCAGTCATCACTTTCATGGAATGGTCAACTTCAGTGAGAACTGTGGGACGACACCACCAACCTCCACCTAATTTTTCAACTTTACCACCACAATGAATTACTGCACCTTTTGATATTGCATCTTGCAGATGTTCATTAATAATTGCTGCTTGATTCTCGGAAATTATTGGACCTAATTCCCCACTTTCAACGGCAGGATAAGCGAGTTGTACGCGAGAAGATTTAGCTACTAATTGATGATAAACTTCTGGAAATATAGATTCAGCCACATAGATTCTTTCAATTGATAAGCATGACTGTCCAGAATTAACAACAGAACCCCATAAAATTGCAGAAGTTGCTAAATCTAAATCTGCAGATTCTAAAACAATTGCTGGGTCTTTTCCACCTAATTCTAAGAAAGCAGGAATAAAGTTTCTGGCTGCTGCTTCTGCAACTACATGCCCCACTTCTACACTGCCTGTAAAGCAGACTAAATCTACATCTTCTATTAGAGCTGCCCCTGTTTGTCCTGCACCTTCAACAAAATTTAAGACATCACGTAATTTAGGAATAGTATTCAATGTAGTTATTAAAGGTGCAACGAAACGAGGAGTGATTTCACTAGGTTTAACGATGACAGCAGAACCTGCTAATAAAGCGGGAATTGTATCAAATGTAGATAACAACAGGGGAAAATTCCAAGGACTAATGACACCGACTAGGGAGTAAGGAACAGCAGTTTGTTGTAAAGCAATAAAGGGAATAGATGTATTTTTTGCAGTTTCCTGTAGTAACTGGGGTGCTAAATTACACCATCTATCAATACCATGTAAAAAAGAGTCTATTTCTAAAACTGATGTTGATAATCTACCAGTATCATTTACTAATGCATCCGTTAGCTGTTTGCGATTAGCTAATATAGCTTGTTTCCACTGTTGGATCGCCTCAATTCTACCTTCTATACCGAGTTCTTGCCAATGAATTTGCCCCCTACGGAGACGGTGACATTGGTGTGAAAGGAACTTTGGTGGAGGAGGGATAATAACGTAATCAAATTTACCTGTGCGGGGGTTACGGACTTCTATTGGTTTTGTCATTAGGAACTCTTAACTCTTAACAGGGAATTAGTTATTGTTCAAATTATCCCTAACTTTGTGAGTCTTTCAATAGTTTCTTGCTGTGTTTGGATGAAACGCTTACGGTCTATTGTCCCATCTACTATAGTATTAGGGGGATAGAAATGTTACTGACTGTAACTTTCAGCGTAAAGTTCAAAGCGTTGAAGGGAGAGTCAATTATTTAACCCTGGTCGAGTGCGATCACTCCTTCATCCTGCTAAATTAATTTCAGTAAATGCTGCCATACTTTCAGCTGACCATATTTCTGTTAATACGATACCCCAATAATCAATAATTTTAGAACCACCATCTACAGAAGCAGCATGGATAGAACTATTAACTACACCAGCTAAAAAGATTGTATATTTCTGGGCAATTTTACTAAGTGCTTCATATTCAGAGCCCCTGACATTTCTAAACAGGCTTTTTTGTCCATACTTCTATAGATTCTCCCATCGGAAAACCTGTAAGGAAATATTCAGGGAGAACAATTAAACGACAGTCAGAACGAATAAAAGCAATACTAGCAGCAATTTGTTTTTATCAGCGGTGAATTAGAGACGGCTGAAAATTTAGAAAGGAGTCTGTGTCTGGCTTTCCATAGTGTTAAGATTAGGAAAGAGCCAAGGAAAGAATCAGGGTTGGGAATAGTTACGGATAGTTCCTATCCATGAAGATGTTGATGACTAGTTCATAACTGACCTCATATCCATAACATTTATGAAATGGGCAAAACTAATGAACCAATTCCTAATGTGACTAAACCACAAATAGTTAGTAAGAATTACTTGTGAGTAAATTGGGGAATTCAGGGGAAATCTTTCTTGAGGTACCCGGAATATTTTTACAAGTCTAATGACCTATTCAAAAAAAATCCCCTTGGTGGAAAACTCTTTGTTTCCTGCCTTTTGTTCTGAGTCGCCATGGCATAATCGCTATCATGTTTTTCTACCTGTTCAAGGACACTAGCAGGCAAAACATCTCGTAATATCTCTAGCCAGTAATGAAATGTGTCCTTTGCTTCCGTTTTCCATATACCGAAATGGAAACCTAAAACCTCAAATGTTGGCATTTTCCTCCAATAGAACAAGCATAGAGATACCTATTCTTTTATCTCTAGTTTCCCTTTCCCCCCTCCTCCTTTCTAATTTAGACCTATGTTTTTACTTTCTATGTCACCTTGAAGTTTTCTATGCTACATTTCACCTTGGGCTAACAAGTCTTGAAACTGATGGTTAGTTATTCCCAATATTTGTTTTCTACGATGTGGATATTCTTGAATATAGTTAATTTAGTGGATTTTTCCTTTTGGTACACCCTCAAAATTCCCTTCTACCATTTTTTTCACACCAAGTTAATTTTCCTGACAGGTCTACTGGTTAGGGTAACGCTTTAAATATGATGCGGACGGTAAAAGATACGGTAAAAATTGGGTTAGCTGGAGTAATTTTAGAAGACCAAGAATGGCCGAAAAAGTGTGGTCATTTTGAAGGGAAGCGCGTTATACCCATGAATAAACACCCTGGTAAAATACCTGCTGCTGTAGAAGCCCATGCTGATACCGGTTTAGTGATCACAGCTCGTACTTATGCCCGCGCACCTTTGGGCTTAGAGCAAGCTATTAGATGCGGGCAAGCTTAGATCAATACTGGGGCGGATACGCTATTCGTAAAAGCACCCCAGTCTATAGCAGAACTGCAAACCATAGCCGTAGCTTTTCCTAATATACCGTTGGTAGCAAATATTGGTGAAGGTGGGAAAACTCCCGAAATTTCTCCAGCAGAATTACAAAATTTAGGCTTTAAACTTGTTTTTCCCCCTTACCGCACTCATGGCTGTCACTGAGGTAATGAGTTCTTATTTTCGTCATCTCAAAGAACAGGTAACTACCAATAATTTACCAGATTTGATGGATGTTTAAGATTTTCAAAAACTCATGAATGTTCCTAAATATCTGCAAATTGAACGCTAGTATCAGAATTAAATTACCTTACTACAGTACGGCGTAAATAAACCAACCATTCCAAATCTCTGAAAAGCTCACGCCGTATACATTTTGAATTTTGTTGGCGCAGCCTGCTGGAAGCACTATTTTGTTAGGGTAGCTCTTCTGCAAGAAGCATTTTGAATTCACGGCGGTACGAGACATTCAGCTATTAGATGGCAATTGATTAAATATACTCCATCTTGCAAATATGCACAAGATGTCTAATCAGAAACTTCCAATGACTATAAGTTACCCGTGGTAAGGTTTAAGCGAACCATCAGCATATACTTATAGTGGCACTAACTCGGTTTTACCATTAACTTTTACTTGGGAGTAAACTACTTTGATCAATAGAGCATGATTTTTGTTGTAACGTAAATACATCATACATCCTCTCTTTTAAGTTACAAATTGTACTTGCGATGAAAATAATTTAAATATATATTATATAATAATGAATGTAAAAAATCTGATTCTGAGTATGTCACCTTGAAGAGTTGTTTTGTTTCTTCTGCTTTAGTAATAACAAAAAAAAGCTTAATATAGGGTAAATTTTATGCTAAACAGAGGAAAATTTGAAGAAATAATTCAAGTGGGTTTTGGGTGAATACTATTAAATATAATTACTGAAGCGATATTTTTGTTGACAATTGAAAAACTATAAACAAACACTAAACCTGAGAGGATTCTGTAAAAGTCTCAGGAGGTATAGTTTTGTCATTCTGAGCGGAATGAAATCGAGATGACATTAAAAGACCCTTTTAAAACATCCTCTGATGAGTAATGTACTCATCGCTATCATTTGATTTTATTCACCGCTACAGGGTTACATTTGCCTAGCAATTCCCAACCAACTTATGAAAACACCTACAGCATTGACAACTCGGCTGGATGTCTACTATCAACAAATCAAGACAATTATTCTGTCTCGCCAAAATCCGATTACTGGTTTGCTACCAGCGAGTACAGCAATTACCGCTCATGGTGATTATACAGATGCTTGGGTGCGAGATAATGTTTATAGCATTTTAGCAGTTTGGGGATTAGCTGTTGCCTATCGCAAGTTAGACAATGATGAAGGAAGAACTTACGAACTAGAACACAGCGTAGTCAAGTTGATGCGTGGGTTACTTTTCGCCATGATGCGACAGGCTCATAAAGTAGAAACATTTAAACATACTCAATTTCTACTAGATGGACTGCACGCAAAATACAACACAGCTACTGGTGATATTGTTGTTGGGGATGATGAATGGGGACATTTGCAAATTGATGCCACATCAATATTTCTACTGATGTTAGCGCAAATGACCTCTGGGAGTTTGTCAATTGTTTATACACTGGATGAAGTCAATTTTGTTCAAAATTTGGTTTATTATATTGGACGCGCTTACCGCACTCCTGATTATGGTATATGGGAAAGAGGTAATAAAATTAATCATGGTAGTGCTGAATTAAATGCCAGTTCCATAGGTATGGCAAAAGCAGCTTTAGAAGCTATGAACGGGCTGAATTTATTTGGTATACATGGAAGTCAAAATTCCATCATTCATGTATTACCAGATGAAATCGCGAGGGCGAGAATTACACTAGAATCTTTATTACCAAGAGAATCAGGTTCTAAAGAAGTTGATGCAGCACTGTTGAGTATTATTAGTTATCCGGCGTTTGCTGTAGAAGATGTGAAGTTGAGGGAATCTTCTGGTGAGACACTGCGCGATCGCACCTTCAACAAAATTATCAGAAAACTGGCAGGTAAATACGGTTGTAAACGATTTCTCCGTGATGGACACCAAACAGTTTTAGAAGATCCCCACCGCTTACATTACGAACCTGGAGAACTCAAGCAGTTCGAGAACATCGAATGTGAATGGCCATTATTTTTCACTTATTTAGTTCTTGATGGACTATTTCGTGGTCAGCAAGAGCAAGTTAAAAAATATCAAACACTATTAGAATCATTGCTGATAGAAATTGATGGCATAAAGTTATTACCAGAACTGTATTATGTCCCGGCTGAGAACGTCGAAGCCGAAAAATTAGCACCACAGACTCAAAGCCGTTTACCTAACGAAAATATCCCCTTAGTGTGGGCGCAAAGTTTATATTTACTTGGTCAAATGTTGAGTGAAGGATTACTCGCTATTGGAGAAATTGATCCTTTAGGCAGGCATTTATGTGTAAACAAAAAACGCAAATCATTAATACAAATTGCCTTATTAGCAGAAGATGAGGAATTACAAGCAAAACTACAAGTTCACGGAATTGAAACTCAAACTCCTACCCAAATCGAACCAATTCAAGTTAGAAAAGCAGGCGAGCTTTCCCAAATTTATACACAAATCGGACGCAATGATAAATTGGGTTTAACTGGTCGTCCAATTCGGCGGTTGCGGAGTTTGACAACATCAAGAATTTTTAGAATTTGTGGTGAAACAGTTGTATTTTTGCCATCCTTCCTAGATTCACAGCAGTTTTACTTAACTCTTGATTACCATTTTCTAGTAGATCAACTCAGAAGTGAATTAGCCTACATTGAAAAATATTGGAGTGACTTAGGTCGTCCGACTCTCACCTTAATGTTAACCCACACCATGTTAGAAATTGGTTCCCAAGTATTATTAGAATTGATGCAAGAACTGAAAGATGGTATTTGTAACGGTGTGCAAGTAAAATTAGGGCGACTAAATCAATTAATGCTAACAGCAGGAATCCAAACGATTGATTTTCTTCCCAATGGAGAATTTGCCCAATCAGCTGTTAAGAATGCTGGTATACGTTGCTATTACTTAGCTTATCATCCTGAAAAAAATTGGCGGTTAGGACATACCCAAGAATTCCAAATGGAATGTGAAACCAACTTGGGAGAATTACTCAGACATTTGCGGACATCAGAAAATATATATGAGCAAATCGAATTACTGCAAACCTTAAAAAGATTACAGGGATTAGAATTTGATACAGGATACGGAGGTCCAGGACATCCTGTAACAGTATCAGAGTTACTAGATGAAGTTTACACAAAAGCCGGGGATTTTGGTATTTGGGCAGTAGTGCGTCGAGCTGCTGGTTTACGCCAAATGGTGGATATTGGCTTATCTGATG
It encodes the following:
- a CDS encoding glycoside hydrolase family 15 protein, yielding MKTPTALTTRLDVYYQQIKTIILSRQNPITGLLPASTAITAHGDYTDAWVRDNVYSILAVWGLAVAYRKLDNDEGRTYELEHSVVKLMRGLLFAMMRQAHKVETFKHTQFLLDGLHAKYNTATGDIVVGDDEWGHLQIDATSIFLLMLAQMTSGSLSIVYTLDEVNFVQNLVYYIGRAYRTPDYGIWERGNKINHGSAELNASSIGMAKAALEAMNGLNLFGIHGSQNSIIHVLPDEIARARITLESLLPRESGSKEVDAALLSIISYPAFAVEDVKLRESSGETLRDRTFNKIIRKLAGKYGCKRFLRDGHQTVLEDPHRLHYEPGELKQFENIECEWPLFFTYLVLDGLFRGQQEQVKKYQTLLESLLIEIDGIKLLPELYYVPAENVEAEKLAPQTQSRLPNENIPLVWAQSLYLLGQMLSEGLLAIGEIDPLGRHLCVNKKRKSLIQIALLAEDEELQAKLQVHGIETQTPTQIEPIQVRKAGELSQIYTQIGRNDKLGLTGRPIRRLRSLTTSRIFRICGETVVFLPSFLDSQQFYLTLDYHFLVDQLRSELAYIEKYWSDLGRPTLTLMLTHTMLEIGSQVLLELMQELKDGICNGVQVKLGRLNQLMLTAGIQTIDFLPNGEFAQSAVKNAGIRCYYLAYHPEKNWRLGHTQEFQMECETNLGELLRHLRTSENIYEQIELLQTLKRLQGLEFDTGYGGPGHPVTVSELLDEVYTKAGDFGIWAVVRRAAGLRQMVDIGLSDAITSIVVRGKQIAVGRAYSKASLIVLPMSHNEIAEKINNFCREDIRDRVLTQEILIYLGVLIKSEPELFQGLLTLRVGYLILLITSELAQEMGVTQDEAYDYLMQLSPFEVKTRLHQVLIGYTGVSGLLRQQESLHVKQKESDIAWVVLPAINEEIETPPENWRRFRQAEGTLNRVPKDFFKQVWLLMQHCKGLVIGDKLERRNRLDSEVMLSEMTAGERNFALLVEHLLNKIEAPEYRQVNLEALLELAAIAANNPSLQIEEYIVLDVLIGHAVRLTWLENHPHRIHNYDEDKGLAWPHFYNTSPQNSANYILKAFRYLIEFGEDI
- a CDS encoding maleate cis-trans isomerase family protein, which codes for MVIQLNMTDGLGWRKKFGVLAPSTNTIVEPDFHAMGVRGVTSHMSRIHVRNQDLSSHEKMVRLLDQLGDEILFAIDRVMTAGVDYVIMGMSAEIFWEGLEGKKTFVKRLEDYAGLKVASGPIGCQATLASFKVNKIGVLTPCQPVADKMVCWFFNDIGVEVLRLKGLRCPTALSIAEVSEDKLRYHLQELDGDDMEAIMQVRTNLSILRLADEAERWIDRQTCDCNQCGHLVVCVTPERHPGSSVGVWKTFTRIFIRSNNSFNVVPADITDNSTLNNAEFTSAFF
- the hisS gene encoding histidine--tRNA ligase; translation: MAKSDKINFSTPSGFPEFLPSEKRLEVYLLDIIRRVFESYGFTPIETPAVERLEVLQAKGNQGDNIIYGIDPILPPNRQAEKDKSGETALEARALKFDQTVPFAAYIARHLNELTFPFSRYQMDMVFRGERAKDGRFRQFRQCDIDVVARGKLSLLYDAQMPAIITEIFEAINIGDFAIRINNRKILTGFFQSVEVPENQIKACIAIIDNLEKIGEAKVKSELEKEGISSEQTEKIIEFIKIDGSVDDVLDKLNHLAQSFPEAEQFNLGVTELATVINGVRDLGVADKRFCIDLSIARGLNYYTGTVYETTLIGHEALGSICSGGRYEELVGMFLGEKMPGVGISIGLTRLISRLLKAGILNTLSATPTQVVVVNMQEDLIAVYLKVSQQLRQAGINVVTNFEKRPLGKQFQAADKQGIQFCVIIGADEAAAQKSSLKNLKSGEQVEVALADLAEEIKRRLT
- a CDS encoding aldehyde dehydrogenase family protein, which produces MTKPIEVRNPRTGKFDYVIIPPPPKFLSHQCHRLRRGQIHWQELGIEGRIEAIQQWKQAILANRKQLTDALVNDTGRLSTSVLEIDSFLHGIDRWCNLAPQLLQETAKNTSIPFIALQQTAVPYSLVGVISPWNFPLLLSTFDTIPALLAGSAVIVKPSEITPRFVAPLITTLNTIPKLRDVLNFVEGAGQTGAALIEDVDLVCFTGSVEVGHVVAEAAARNFIPAFLELGGKDPAIVLESADLDLATSAILWGSVVNSGQSCLSIERIYVAESIFPEVYHQLVAKSSRVQLAYPAVESGELGPIISENQAAIINEHLQDAISKGAVIHCGGKVEKLGGGWWCRPTVLTEVDHSMKVMTEETFGPIMPVMPFSTVEKAIDLANDSIYGLSAAIFAESEELALEVGMQIDVGAISINDTCLTAMMHEGEKNAFKFSGLGGSHMGAAGFKRFMRKKAFLIKTNTNKDPWWFNDEE
- a CDS encoding helix-turn-helix domain-containing protein; this encodes MFYWRKMPTFEVLGFHFGIWKTEAKDTFHYWLEILRDVLPASVLEQVEKHDSDYAMATQNKRQETKSFPPRGFFLNRSLDL